The genomic stretch ATGCGGAGCTGGAGAAGCTGCAGGGCGCGGAGTTCGACCGCAAGTATGTGGACGAGATGGTGAAGGACCACAAGAAGGATGTGGAGAAATACGAAAAGGCCCAGGTGAATGTCAAGGACAAGAACCTGCGGGAGTATGTCAACAAGACCCTGCCGATTCTGCAGGAGCACCTGATGATGGCGAAAAGCCTGAAGGCGAACATGTCCGGCCAGGGTACGGGATCGGGTAGTGCCGCCGGTAGCAGTGCTGGTGAAGGGGCGAGCACGCCGCCGTCCAGCATGGGGCTGGGCACGCCGCCGGCGGATGCCGCCACCACGCCTGATCAGGGCGCCAGCGGCAGTGGTACGGCGGGTGGCATGGGCAGCGGCGCGACTTCCGGTGATGCCAGCATGATCACGCCGCCGGAGACGGAAAAAAAGAAAAGCTACGACAAGATGGAGTGAGCGGGCGAGGTGCTGCGGCGGAGCAATGATCAGTGGCCAGCCTGGTTCAGGCTGGCCTTGAATATGGAGGCGAATATGAGTGCGGAAAGCAGGACCACCACAAACCATGAAGAAATCCGCAAGTGGGCCGAGTCCCGGGGCGGTCATCCGGCGCGGGTACGCGGCACTGGCAGTAAACCGGAGGAAGATCCCGGATTGCTGCGCATCGATTTTCCGGGGTACAGCGGCAAGGACTCGCTGGAGGAGATTTCCTGGGATGAGTTTTTCGACAAGTTCGAGGAAAACAAGCTGGCCTTGCTGTATCAGGACAAGACTGCCAAGGGCGAGGACAGTCGCTTCAACAAGCTGGTCAGCCGTGACAAGCATTGATGGGGCTCGCACTGGGGGCTTCATGAAAGATTTCAGGCGTTTTGCCTCGCTGCTGGGAGGGGCCTTGCTGCTGGCGGGTGCGAGTGTGGCGCTGGCTGCCAGTGGTGCGACCGGCACGGTGACCATTCTGCATACCAATGACTCGCATGGCCGCTATCTGTCCTTTCCGGTGGCGCCAGGCAACGCCACGGCCCAGACCGGCGATCCCGGCCGCAGCCCCCAGAGCTTCCCGCATCAGGGCGAGGTCAATGGCTTTGCCCGGCTGGCGAGCGCCATCGAGTCGATCCGGCGCGAGCGGGGCGCCGACAATGTCCTGCTGTTGCATGGTGGGGACACCTTCAGCGACGACCTGCTGGGAAATATTACCAAGGGCGAGGCGACCATCCGCCTGATGAATGCCGTGGGCTATCAGTACATGGCGCTGGGCAATCACGATTTCGATTATGGGGCGGAACAGACCCGCAAGTTGCAGGAACTGGCTAGCTTCCCCATGCGCGGCGCCAATGTCATCGACAAGGCCAGTGGCAAGCCATTCCTGGGTGAGCCGGTGCAGGTGTTCAAAATCGGTGGGCTGAAAGTGGGCGTGCTGGCGCTGGGGTATCACAACACCGCGCAGACCGGCAGTCCGAAAAACACCGAGTCGCTCCGCTTTGAGAGCGGCATCGAGGCCGCCAGGCGCTATGTGCCGGTGTTGCGCAGGAAAGCGGACTTGGTGGTGGTGCTCTCGCATCAGGGCTCGAAGGTGGACCGCCTGCTGGCGCGCAAGGTGCCGGGGATCGACATCATCGTCGGGGCCCATTCCCATGATTTCATCGAGCCCCCCGAGCGGACCGGCAATACCTGGATGGTGCAGGCACTGTCGGACTCGGCGGTACTCGGTGAACTGCGTGTTGCGATGGAAAAGGGCCGGATCAGCTCGGTGCAGGGCCAGGGTCATGTACTCTGGAGCGATCAATACCCGCCCGATCCGGCCATCGAGAAACTGGTCAGGCAAATGCGCGAGCCGCATGAAGCCGAACTGGAGGCGGTGATCGGTCAGGCGGCGGAGCGCATCGGCAGGCAGTATAAATCCGAAAGTCCCTTCGATCATCTGGCCGGGGAAATGATGATGCGTCATGCCAAGGCAGAGGTCGCCTTCCTGCCGGGGGTGGGCTATGGCGTTTCGCTGATGCCCGGCCCGATCCGCCGCGAGCAGCTCTACACCCTGCTGCCGCATCCTTCCAGGCTGGTGACCATGCGGCTGACCGGCGCGCAGATCCAGGAGATCCTGGAACAAAGTGCCACCAATCAGAAGCCCGATGATCCCATGGATGCGGTGGGCGGCCTGATCCAGACCGCCGGCCTGCGCTGGACCGTGGACCTGAGCCGACCCAGCGGGCAACGCATCCGCGATGTGGCGGTGGGCGATTCGCCACTGGACCCGGAACGCAGCTATCGCGTGGTGACCCATAGCGGCATGCTGGCCGGCATCCACCGCTATGAAACCTTTGCCGACGGCGCCGACATCCGCAAAGCGGAAGAGACCGTGACGGAAGTGGTGGAAAAAGGCTTCAGGCAGGCAGGTCCACTGCGGCCGAAGGTTGGATACGTGACATTGATCAAAGCCGAAGAGTAGCTGTCCAAATCTTACTGGAACATCTTCAGGGAATGAGATTTCCCTGCATAAACATAAGGAGGTCGATATGGCGAATGACCAGTCCCGGAAAGGATATGGCTGGCAGGATACCCCGGGAGAAATGACGCAGCGTGGTCAGCATCATCCCGACATGCAAAGGCCGGAGGTCACGCCCGGCAATTACGACGAGCGTTCGGTCAAGCCCTGGCGCGATCCGCAGGCAAGAAGCCATGCGCCACGCGAAGTCAGGAATGCCCATGACGAGCAGCATGACTATGATCCGGACAATATCGAGTTCATTCCGAGTTCCTATGGCGGGCGCTTCGAGCGCCGTGACCTGATGTATGCCCGGGATGCCCAGCCGGGTGGCCACGGCATGGATACCCACCGCTCCTGGAACAGTTGGGAGCGCAACCCGCCCGGCATTGCCGAACGCCAGATTCCGGCAAGAGGCGGGTATCGTGGCAAGGGGCCGAAAGGCTATCAACCCTCCGACGCACGTCTGAAGGAAAGGCTGGATGAAGCCTTTTACGATGACGACATGCTGGATGCCAGCGACATCGAGATTCAGGTCAAGGATGGCGAAGTGACGCTGCAGGGCGCCGTGGAAAGCCGGGAAGACCGCCAGCGCGCCGAGTGGCTGGTGTCCCGGGTGGCGGGCGAACATACCCACATCCACAACAGCCTGCGTATCCAGAGCCACTGAAGGGAATTCGAGCCAGCCGGATCGCTGTGCCGGCTGGCGTCATGGAGAAGCGCGATGACTCTGGAAAAGCAGTCCTTGACGCCGGACCTGGATAATGATGCCGCGGTCCGGCAGACGCTCGAACATTATCTGCGGGCCTTCGATGAGGCCTGGCGCCGGTGCGGCGAGTCGGGGTCGCATGGCAGTCTGATCTCCCGCGCGCAGATGGCGCATCATCTGGCGCTGGAGATGGTGAGCAGGGAATCCCGGCCTCTAGGTGGCGCGGATGATGCGCCGGATGACAATACGCCCTTCTGAAAAGGTTTTTTTCGGGCCCAAGGCCCAGTATCCAGGCCGGAGTGGGTGCAATTAGTCCTATTCCGGCCTGCTTTTCTGCACCTTATCCTTCTTTCAAGCATCTAAGATGGTCTGGCGTCCAGAAGCCTGGCACGTCCAATCTCCGCGCTTGCCGCCGATCCGCATGGTTTGAACATTGGAAGGACCATGATCCCCGTCAGTGTTCGTGCCGCGCAGGAATGACAAGGCATCAGGAGGATTCACATCATCCGAATACCCGCACTGCATCGAGCCGGACAGGTTTCACCCTTGCGCGCCGAAGACATGTCTCGTCTTTGTGCTTCTGCGAAATGGTCCTGTAAGTGGAGGAGGCAATGAGGCACTTCCAAAGAAGAAGAATTCTGGTAACCGGTGGGGCAGGCTTTCTGGGATCGCATCTGTGCGAACGCCTGATCAATGAGGGGCACGAAGTCCTCTGCCTGGACAATTTCCAGACCGGCACCCGTGAAAACGTGGCGCAACTGCTGAATCACCCCTGCTTCGAGTTCATGCGTCATGACGTAACCTTTCCCCTGCATGTCGAAGTGGACGAAATCTACAATCTGGCCTGCCCGGCCTCGCCGGTGCATTATCAGAACGACCCGATCCAGACCACCAAGACCAGCGTGCTGGGTGCCATGAACATGCTGGGCCTTGCCAAGCGCACCCGCTCCCGCGTCCTGCAAGCCTCGACCAGCGAGGTCTATGGCGATCCGCAGATGCACCCCCAGCCCGAGTCCTACCACGGGCACGTCAACCCCAACGGCATCCGCGCCTGCTACGACGAGGGCAAGCGCTGCGCCGAGTCGCTGTTCTTCGACTATCACCGCCAGCATCAGGTCAGCATCAAGGTCGCGCGCATCTTCAACACCTACGGGCCACGCATGCATCCCAATGATGGCCGCGTGGTGTCGAACTTCATTGTCCAGGCCCTGCGCGGCGAGCCGATCACCATCTATGGCAAGGGCGATCAGACCCGCTCCTTTTGCTATGTGGATGATCTCGTCGATGGCCTGGTGCGCCTGATGAATTCTCCCGAGGATGTGACGGGACCGATCAATCTCGGCAACGAGGGTGAATTCACCATCCTGGAACTGGCGCAGCAGGTGCTGGAATTGACCGGCTCGCGTTCGAAGCTGGTTTTCAAGCCCCTGCCCAAGGACGATCCGCGGCAGCGCCGGCCGGACCTGACGACAGCCCGCGAGAAACTCGGCTGGGAGCCCTGCGTCAAGCTGCACGAGGGGCTGCTGAAGACCATCCTCTACTTCGACCAGCAGCTCGGCGCCCAGAAGCGGCCTGCATCCCTGCGGCCAAAGACCGTCATCCATCCGGCCGCTGAGGCCCAGTCGCTGCGCCTGAATCTCTGAGGCAGGCGCGAACACAACGAGAATTCAGATATCGGGAGGTTTCATGAGCAAACTGGTGTTGATTACCGGCGGGGCAGGCTTCATTGGTTCGCATCTGGCTGATGAGTTGCTGGCGCATGGCTATCGGGTGCGCGCCCTGGACAATCTCGCGGTGCAGGTGCATGGCCCGAATGCCGGCCGGCCCGATTACCTCAGCCCCGAGGTCGATCTGCAGATTGGCGACGTGCGGGATCCGGCGGCGATGCGCAAGGCGCTGGAAGGTGTCGACGCCGTTTATCACTTCGCGGCGGTGGTCGGGGTGGGGCAGAGCATGTACGAGATCGCCCACTACACCGATGTCAACAACATGGGTACGGCGGTGCTGCTCGAAGCCCTGATCGAGCGCCCGGTGGAGCGCCTGATCGTGGCCTCGAGCATGAGCATCTACGGCGAGGGATTGTACCGCGATCCGTCCGGCGCCGTTTCTCCTGGTGTGGAGCGCAGCCTCGAACAGCTCAAGGCCGGCGACTGGGAAGTGCGCAATGCCGCCGGCGAGGTGCTGCATCCCGTGCCCACGCCGGAGAGCAAGGCGCCTTCGCTGCCCTCGGTCTATGCGCTCTCCAAATACGATCAGGAACGCATGTGCCAGATGATCGGCCGCGCCTATGGCATCCCCACCGTCGGCCTGCGTTTTTTCAATATTTTCGGCACGCGTCAGGCACTATCCAATCCCTATACCGGGGTGCTGGCGATCTTCGCCTCGCGCTACCTGAACGACAAGCCGCCGATGATCAATGAGGACGGCTTCCAGCAGCGCGACTTCGTCAGCGTCTATGACGTGGCCCGGGCCTGTCGCCTGAGCCTGGAGCTGCCCGAGGCGGCCGGCGAAGTCTTCAACATCGCCAGCGGTCGCCAGTACACCATCCGCGAGGTGGCCGAGCGCATGGGCCGCGCGCTTGGCAAGACCCACATCGTTCCTGAGATCACCGGCAAGTACCGGGTCGGCGACATTCGCCACTGCGTGGCGGACATCAGCCTGGCCCGGGAAAAACTCGGCTACGATCCGCGGGTGCCGCTGGAAGAAGGCCTGGTGGAGCTGTCCGACTGGCTGGAAGGCCAGCAGGCGGTCGACCGGGTGGAGGAGGCGCGTGCCGAGCTGGCACTGAGAGGGCTTGCGCTATGAAGCCGGCCAGCCTGGGCTTTGTCGAGTGGTTCCGGCCCGGTGAGCAGGACCGGGTGGAGCAGGTGCTCACGGACCTGCGCGAGCTGCGGGTCACCGACTTGCGCGTCGGCGTGTCCTGGGAAGACTGGTTTTCTGCCGAGGGCGAGGGCTGGTACGACTGGCTGATGCCGCGTCTGGCGCGCGAAGTGCGGGTCTTGCCCTGCTTTCTGGATGCGCTGCCCTTTCTCAATGCCCTGAGCCGGCTCACCACGCCGCCCCACGATCCCGAGGCCTATGCCGACTGGATCAAGCTCTTCGTGGCCAGGCATGGCAAGCATTTCGACTGGCTGGAGCTGTGGCTCGATCCCTTCCTGCGTGATCCGGACTGCGTGCTCGAACCCGGCGAGGACGACTGTTTCTCCGGCATGCTGGTGCGTGCCGCCGAAT from Thermithiobacillus plumbiphilus encodes the following:
- a CDS encoding DUF4142 domain-containing protein, giving the protein MMHDKTLKFALLGATAVGLLALAPLSFAKDVEFVKKAAQGNLMEVQVGGMAQEKAASDEVKDFGRRMVADHSKANDQLKPIAEKLKVNWPNALNAEGKQMHAELEKLQGAEFDRKYVDEMVKDHKKDVEKYEKAQVNVKDKNLREYVNKTLPILQEHLMMAKSLKANMSGQGTGSGSAAGSSAGEGASTPPSSMGLGTPPADAATTPDQGASGSGTAGGMGSGATSGDASMITPPETEKKKSYDKME
- a CDS encoding UDP-glucuronic acid decarboxylase family protein; its protein translation is MRHFQRRRILVTGGAGFLGSHLCERLINEGHEVLCLDNFQTGTRENVAQLLNHPCFEFMRHDVTFPLHVEVDEIYNLACPASPVHYQNDPIQTTKTSVLGAMNMLGLAKRTRSRVLQASTSEVYGDPQMHPQPESYHGHVNPNGIRACYDEGKRCAESLFFDYHRQHQVSIKVARIFNTYGPRMHPNDGRVVSNFIVQALRGEPITIYGKGDQTRSFCYVDDLVDGLVRLMNSPEDVTGPINLGNEGEFTILELAQQVLELTGSRSKLVFKPLPKDDPRQRRPDLTTAREKLGWEPCVKLHEGLLKTILYFDQQLGAQKRPASLRPKTVIHPAAEAQSLRLNL
- a CDS encoding BON domain-containing protein is translated as MANDQSRKGYGWQDTPGEMTQRGQHHPDMQRPEVTPGNYDERSVKPWRDPQARSHAPREVRNAHDEQHDYDPDNIEFIPSSYGGRFERRDLMYARDAQPGGHGMDTHRSWNSWERNPPGIAERQIPARGGYRGKGPKGYQPSDARLKERLDEAFYDDDMLDASDIEIQVKDGEVTLQGAVESREDRQRAEWLVSRVAGEHTHIHNSLRIQSH
- a CDS encoding NAD-dependent epimerase/dehydratase family protein; this translates as MSKLVLITGGAGFIGSHLADELLAHGYRVRALDNLAVQVHGPNAGRPDYLSPEVDLQIGDVRDPAAMRKALEGVDAVYHFAAVVGVGQSMYEIAHYTDVNNMGTAVLLEALIERPVERLIVASSMSIYGEGLYRDPSGAVSPGVERSLEQLKAGDWEVRNAAGEVLHPVPTPESKAPSLPSVYALSKYDQERMCQMIGRAYGIPTVGLRFFNIFGTRQALSNPYTGVLAIFASRYLNDKPPMINEDGFQQRDFVSVYDVARACRLSLELPEAAGEVFNIASGRQYTIREVAERMGRALGKTHIVPEITGKYRVGDIRHCVADISLAREKLGYDPRVPLEEGLVELSDWLEGQQAVDRVEEARAELALRGLAL
- a CDS encoding bifunctional UDP-sugar hydrolase/5'-nucleotidase, whose product is MKDFRRFASLLGGALLLAGASVALAASGATGTVTILHTNDSHGRYLSFPVAPGNATAQTGDPGRSPQSFPHQGEVNGFARLASAIESIRRERGADNVLLLHGGDTFSDDLLGNITKGEATIRLMNAVGYQYMALGNHDFDYGAEQTRKLQELASFPMRGANVIDKASGKPFLGEPVQVFKIGGLKVGVLALGYHNTAQTGSPKNTESLRFESGIEAARRYVPVLRRKADLVVVLSHQGSKVDRLLARKVPGIDIIVGAHSHDFIEPPERTGNTWMVQALSDSAVLGELRVAMEKGRISSVQGQGHVLWSDQYPPDPAIEKLVRQMREPHEAELEAVIGQAAERIGRQYKSESPFDHLAGEMMMRHAKAEVAFLPGVGYGVSLMPGPIRREQLYTLLPHPSRLVTMRLTGAQIQEILEQSATNQKPDDPMDAVGGLIQTAGLRWTVDLSRPSGQRIRDVAVGDSPLDPERSYRVVTHSGMLAGIHRYETFADGADIRKAEETVTEVVEKGFRQAGPLRPKVGYVTLIKAEE